TgatctgtaaatattcatgttgTTGTAGCCAGATCTCCATGTGATGAGCTAACGTGAGATGAGTGATGAGTTCAGACTAGTTTGTGTCCGGGTTTAATTCAAGTATCTGTGACTGGAATGCTTAGTCAGCAGCTTTAAATGGTGGGGGGGGTCTTCTTATGATGTGTTTGTAGAAAGACATGTGTCAACATAAATTTCTGACATTgggttttattaaaattattaaaattgataaaaacaacTTCTGGAGCATATCTGTGATGTAGTCCTATATCAGAATCGATTTACACTACAGATCATGACTGTTAGATGTCTTCTtttgatataaatataaatacattataaattcattttaatttattataagACTGTAGCTCATTTTTATGAGATAAGGTCATCATATGGATCAATAAGTCTGACCGTAAATAAATTCAACCCGTCCTTCATGATGAATTACACAAACATGTCTGATCTCAACAGAAAAACCTCaattagtttgaaaaaaaaacaaattatatatatatgtgtgtgtgtgtgtgtgtgtgtgtaaatgtgtttttatatatatatatatatatatatatatatatatatatatatatatatatatatatatatatatatatatatatataatgatcTGAATGTATAATATTGATTTTGAGAAGAAAAGCAGTAATTAGCTTATAATTTTATagcattttcttatttttttcttatttacatAATTATTTCTAGTGTTATTAttcaattattaaatatttattattatttacattattattatctaaGTGGAATTgcatgaaaatatatatatacacacactttacagattattaaagtatctatctaaaATAATTACTTCCAGAGACTACATTCCCCATAAGGCAGTTCACTATTTCGTCACGAGCAGGTAACCAATAGCAGCGTGCCTCTGCGTCACGTGCCCAGCGGTCCAGGAGATTTGAAATGTTCCTGGCTGATATGTTTTTCTTGTCCCACTTTGGAGGCGAAGAAGAAAATATTCGGGACTTTTTGGATCGGCGTGAGGTTCGTAGTTCTTCCTGTCACTTAACGGGGATCACGTGACCGACGGTGAGCTGCCGGACACCGGTTCGGCTCGTGCCAGTTTACCTTTGGTGTTAGACAGCCGTGACCTCAGGCGCTAGCAGGCTAGCAGTGGAGTTAGCATGGAGGTTATGACGTGTGTTTACCGTCTCCCGCTGTTTGTCGGGTTGTTTACCTCAACGGGTTGTTTACCTCAACGGGTTGTTTACCTCAACGGGTTGTTTACCTCAACGGGTTGTTTACCTTAacgggttgttgttgttgtcgcaGGTCTGACCGGATCGGTGTGTTTACCGCGGAGAGGAAGCGACAGCAGGATGGACCGTCGAGCTAACAGTGACGGtacgtggtgtgtgtgtgtgtgtgtgtgtgtgtgtgtgtgtgtgtgtgtgtgtgtgtgtgtgtgtgtctcatcgCTGTGTGTCTTCACAGATCTCTGCTTTCTACCCGATGAGAAGTTTGACTTTGACGTCTCCCTCTCACCTGCCAGGTAAGACGTCACGTGACTCTGAAAGTCTCTCTGTAGCGGCAGGTCGTGACGTAACACCCTGATCAGGTCCCGCCGTGACGTCACTTCCGGTGCGGATGTGGGTTTTATAGTGGGTTGATTTGaccacacaaacatgtaaaTGTAAGGTttccttcagccaatcagagctgggCGTCACTCAGTCATTCATCCTGCTGTGTGGTGACGAAGATGAGGCAGGAGCTGCTCttcgtcacttcctgttctcaccGTTTTAACAAACACCAACCTAAACGTGTTCAAACTGAGGTCACGCGTGTCGTCTGACCtcctgtcacatgacccgtGTGACGTGTTGTTGATTCTTGTTTTGTTCCGCAGCTTCAAAGGTGACGAAGATGAAGACGAGGTGTTCGTGGGTCCGGTCGGCCATAAGGAGAGTTGTGTctctgtgggcgtggcctcgtGGAGTCAGCTGACGGGGGATCAGCTGGAGTTCGTGTGTCAGGAAGCACAAAGACTCGCCAACCAGCTGCAGAACGGCGAGCTGAGGCGCGACGAGGCTGCCGCCCACAAGGCCATTGACATCACAGCTGAAGGGGAGGAGTTTGTCCAGGACTCCGACGCCAAGTTACACGCGTTGTGTCCGAGCGCCGCCGCCGTAAGCCCCATAAAACGCCAGACCTTCTGCGTGCAGGACAGCCCCCTGAAGCAGCTGCCCCCGGCGGTCCAGCAGCGCCTCCTCAGGACGCACAGCGCCAGGACGGCGCCCCCAGTCCGCCCAGCCAATGGGGCGTCATCCACCCGCCCAGCCAATGGGGCGTCATCCACCCGCCCAGCCAATGGGGCGCCATCCACCCGCCCAGCCAATGGGGCGCCATCCTCTCGAcgttcctcctccacttccttcgCCCGCCCAGCTGCATCCAGCAGACTCAACACCTCCAGCCCGATGGCGGCGGTCAGGGCGGGGCTACGGGGTAAAGCCACGCTGGGCGTTGGCGCCGTGTTGCCCAACAGACCAACCGCCccgacaacttcctgtttggacgGCAGGAGCACGGCGGAGAAGACCCGACTGCAGCCCCCCAACAGGGTGGGACAGGTGTCTGTGTTACATCACGATCGCCAGGTGGCCCCGCCCATGGTGATCTGATGTCATTGTTCtgctctttttcctcctctttcaggTGGGCGGGGTTCGTAGGCGGAGCCCGGCCTCTCGCCCCTCAGGCAGGGCGGAGTCAAGTGAGGAGCCCGTCTCCGATTCGGCGAGCGTTGCGTCCGACATCAGCGACTCCTCCCTCAACTCCAGTGTGCAGGGAAAACACGCCTTAGCTCCGCCCACCCAGGTAGCTGTTCAACGCTGATTTTTGATGGCTTATGATGAAATCGGGTCAAACGGCGCCCCCGGTTTGAGGGAGTCGTCACTGCAGGCAGCGCTGAGTGAACGTACAGACGTTAATAGGAAGTGATTGTTACCCTCAGGCGGCGGGGAGGAAGCTCTCAGGGGTAAAAACTCCGGTCCTCCAGGGCAGGAGGGTGACGGACAGGAAGAACacgtcctcctcctcgtcctccatGTCCAGCTTCAACTCCAGCATGTCTGTGTCTCCTGCTAAAGGTAGGCTACCAGCGTTAGCCTCAGAGCTGCTTCTGCTAGTGGTGCATTGTGGGGGATCTCGGGGGAAACATGTACGACCTCTGACAGGTGGGGAAGACTCACACAGGTGTCGTCTCTTCTCAGGTAAACTGAACTCTTCTTTGAGCGCCTCCgtcggccccgcccccagcagcGTCAGCCGACCCGTGAATGGCCCCCGCCCGCGGCGCTCTGCCCTGGACTCCACCTCCGACCCAGCATGCTCCGCCTCCAGCCGCCGTTCGCTGTCGGCGCAGGTCAGGAAGACGCACGAGGTGGAACGCGTCAAGGCTGTGAAGGCCACGCCTCTAAAGAGAGCAGAGGCCACGCCCCTCCAGCCAACGTCTGCCAAGAAAGCTGTGATCcctagctccgcctccagccgACCTCAGGTCGCACTGAAGGTCAAATCCAAACCCGAGGCTCTGATCACGCCCACGGCCGCTGGAGCAGACGGTAAAAACCAAATGAGGATTAACTTTAGACTAGATTAACTTGAAACTAGATAAGGTTAAACTTTGGAATAGATGAGGTTTAACTTGAAACTAGATTAACGTTAAACTACATGAGGTCGTCTTTTGGACTAGACGAGGTTTAACTAAACCAGATGAGGTTTAACTTTAAACCAGGTGAGCTCATCCTAACTGAAGTTAAACTCAGGCCTGGTCTCAAACTGAATGGTCTTGGGTCTGTTCGGTTCTTTTTTGACCCGTTTGCTCGTCTGTCTTCCTGATTCCTCTCCAGATGCCTCAAAGATGGTGAAGCCCAAGAGGCTGATGTCAGCGGGCAGCGTGGACCGGTGATGTCACACtccactgtgatgtcatcactgtacACATCAACACTCATTAATAGTTATTAATGTGGAGGAAAATCCCTCAGCGACGccttcttcttctgcaggttTCCTCAGAAGTCCTCCTCTGGTCCTCTGACGCCATCTTCTGGCAGCTGCAGGTCACTGCAGGTCAGGCCTCGCCGTCCGTCTGCGTTACCAACGCCTGTGAAGCGCAGGATGTCCTCCATCCCTGTTGCCACGCCCACCAAGCAAATTCAGCCCCTAGCAGCGCGAACATCACCTGGCGCTGACTCCACCCCTGGCTCCGCCTTAACCAGGAGACAGAGGAGCCTCAGGTGAGCCTCCAGACGCCCCCACAGGCCTGTGACCAACAAACGCCTTCAGACTCCTCCTTTGTTgaggttgttgtttctgtgtagCCCCGCCCCAACAGGCTCACAGGAGGTGGAGCCTATCGATGCCCCAGACATCCAGCCCTTctgcctggaggaggaggaggagccaccTGCTGCCCCACCCTGCAGCCCGACGCAACCTgaggagctagaggagaagAATTCTGGGACTGGGggtcaggaggaggtggagtctAACAAGAACCTGATGGAACTGGAACCTGTAGAAGACAGCAACAAGACgcatgaggtcagaggtcacaccaCACATCCTGTTCAGTCCTCTGGAGAACCTCACTTCCTCTGGAGAACCTCACTTCCTCTGGAGAACCTCACTTCCTCTGGAGAACCTCACTTCCTCTGGAGAACCTCACTTCCTCTGGAGAACCTGACTCCTTCTGGTctccctccaggttctcctgctGGATCTTCCGGCTCCGGCTCTGCAGCCTCAGGAGAAGCTGCTGATCGACCTGACCAACACGCCCGACCTGATCCGGACCAGCAACAAGTCCTGCACCTCATCTCAGGTAGCAGTcggctgagggggggggggggggggggagtccaCAGGGTGGAAGCAGAAGGTCAGTTGTGAAGGAGAACTTTAATGAAACCTTTACATGTGTGATCTGATCCAGCAGCTGATTGACCTGAGCTCTCCACTCATCAAGTGGAGTCCAGAAGACAGGAGGGAGAACGTGGCTCCACTCATCAATCTGTCCTTCTGACCCTCCTGGAGGTCCGGGTCTCACTCTGGACCCGTCGGTTTGTCTCAGAACCGGTGACCAGAGTCTCGTCTGTGAAGCCTGATGATTTTTTAActgataaaaacattgaaaggTGTGTGAAGTTTTTCTCTGGATGATTGTTCTTTAATTTGTCTCTGCCTCGCTGCTCTTATCCGTGTCTGAATAAATGTTTAAGCGTTGGTTCTGCTTGTGTTTGAGATTCTTCAATAAACGGAAACCATTCAGGTGCGTCGTGTCTCTGGAGGGAACACCTCTAGATGTGGATCAGGAGATCCTCGTCCAGGTCTGGTTGGATCTCTGGAATTCCGTTCAGTGTTGTACCAGAATAAGGTGTAGCAACTCATCCGCCCCAGTAGGTGGCGCCTCATCTACATGTGGTgtgctttaaaatgtaattattagaGTGAGGGGTAAAGAGCGTGGTGGGGGCCACCAAATGTTCTCTGGGGTCAGAACTGAAGACCTTCAGGTTCTTGGATGAAGCTGAAGGTTCTCACACCTGCAGTCTGCTTGACTTTACTCAACACAAGATTATTACCGGCGTtctgaaacaaattaaaatgtaaagctCAGTTCTGCGGCGACATGCAGATCATTTTTGTTCCATTGCGTTTTGTAATTGTAGAACTTGTGGAGGTGAAGGTCATCGATGACCAGATGAATCCAGGTCTTCTCCGTCCTCCAGGTCCTGAGGTCATGGGTTGTGGTTCTGTCTATAAACGTCATCAGAATCAAAATATTCATGGACGCCACTGCTCCTGGgctcattaaatatttaatcctgTAGTtctaaacaatatttaatataaaaaaacttcctcatattttttaaaagaattcaTCTG
This region of Antennarius striatus isolate MH-2024 chromosome 4, ASM4005453v1, whole genome shotgun sequence genomic DNA includes:
- the gtse1 gene encoding G2 and S phase-expressed protein 1 isoform X2 produces the protein MDRRANSDDLCFLPDEKFDFDVSLSPASFKGDEDEDEVFVGPVGHKESCVSVGVASWSQLTGDQLEFVCQEAQRLANQLQNGELRRDEAAAHKAIDITAEGEEFVQDSDAKLHALCPSAAAVSPIKRQTFCVQDSPLKQLPPAVQQRLLRTHSARTAPPVRPANGASSTRPANGASSTRPANGAPSTRPANGAPSSRRSSSTSFARPAASSRLNTSSPMAAVRAGLRGKATLGVGAVLPNRPTAPTTSCLDGRSTAEKTRLQPPNRVGGVRRRSPASRPSGRAESSEEPVSDSASVASDISDSSLNSSVQGKHALAPPTQAAGRKLSGVKTPVLQGRRVTDRKNTSSSSSSMSSFNSSMSVSPAKGKLNSSLSASVGPAPSSVSRPVNGPRPRRSALDSTSDPACSASSRRSLSAQVRKTHEVERVKAVKATPLKRAEATPLQPTSAKKAVIPSSASSRPQVALKVKSKPEALITPTAAGADDASKMVKPKRLMSAGSVDRFPQKSSSGPLTPSSGSCRSLQVRPRRPSALPTPVKRRMSSIPVATPTKQIQPLAARTSPGADSTPGSALTRRQRSLSPAPTGSQEVEPIDAPDIQPFCLEEEEEPPAAPPCSPTQPEELEEKNSGTGGQEEVESNKNLMELEPVEDSNKTHEVLLLDLPAPALQPQEKLLIDLTNTPDLIRTSNKSCTSSQLIDLSSPLIKWSPEDRRENVAPLINLSF
- the gtse1 gene encoding G2 and S phase-expressed protein 1 isoform X1, which produces MDRRANSDDLCFLPDEKFDFDVSLSPASFKGDEDEDEVFVGPVGHKESCVSVGVASWSQLTGDQLEFVCQEAQRLANQLQNGELRRDEAAAHKAIDITAEGEEFVQDSDAKLHALCPSAAAVSPIKRQTFCVQDSPLKQLPPAVQQRLLRTHSARTAPPVRPANGASSTRPANGASSTRPANGAPSTRPANGAPSSRRSSSTSFARPAASSRLNTSSPMAAVRAGLRGKATLGVGAVLPNRPTAPTTSCLDGRSTAEKTRLQPPNRVGGVRRRSPASRPSGRAESSEEPVSDSASVASDISDSSLNSSVQGKHALAPPTQAAGRKLSGVKTPVLQGRRVTDRKNTSSSSSSMSSFNSSMSVSPAKGKLNSSLSASVGPAPSSVSRPVNGPRPRRSALDSTSDPACSASSRRSLSAQVRKTHEVERVKAVKATPLKRAEATPLQPTSAKKAVIPSSASSRPQVALKVKSKPEALITPTAAGADDASKMVKPKRLMSAGSVDRFPQKSSSGPLTPSSGSCRSLQVRPRRPSALPTPVKRRMSSIPVATPTKQIQPLAARTSPGADSTPGSALTRRQRSLSPAPTGSQEVEPIDAPDIQPFCLEEEEEPPAAPPCSPTQPEELEEKNSGTGGQEEVESNKNLMELEPVEDSNKTHEVLLLDLPAPALQPQEKLLIDLTNTPDLIRTSNKSCTSSQQLIDLSSPLIKWSPEDRRENVAPLINLSF